CATCTACGCCCTCGGGGCGGTGCTGTACGAAATGCTCACCGGCCGACCGCCGTTCGAGGCCGATACCCGCGAACAGATGGTTCGGCAAATCCTCCACGACGAGCCGACACCACCGACCCGAATTCTGGCAGATTTACCGCGCGATCTGGAGACCGTCTGTCTCAAGTGTCTGGAGAAGGAACCCGCCCGGCGGTATCCCACGGCCGGCGACCTGGCGCACGACCTGGACCGATTCCTCGACGGCCGGGCGGTGGTCGCCTTGCCACCAAGCGCGAGGGAGCGACTGGCACGACAAGCCGAGCGGGACGGATACCAGATCATCAGTGAGATCGGGCGTGGTCCGCGGAGCATCGTTTACCACGCCCGGTATACCCCGCTCAAGCAGATGGTCGCCGTGAAGGTCTTCCCGGAAGGGACTGTTACGCAAGACGAGTGGGACACCCGCCTCGGCCGCAGTTCCGACTTGTGGTCTGCCCTCACGCATCCCCAGATCGTCCCCGTCCATCGGGCCGGTTGGTGGGCAGGGTCCGCGTATCAAATTCTGGAGTATTTCCCAGGTGGGAGCCTGACCGACCGTCTGCGTAGCCACCGGTTCACGGTTCCCGAAGCGCTACTTCTCACGAGTCAACTCGCCGAGATTGTGGGCTATCTTCACCGGCAAGGTGTCGTCCACGGCAACCTGAAACCGAGCAACATCCTGCTGGCCGCAAGCGATATCCCCCGGATCACCGACTTCTGGCTGACCGGCGGCCTGTTTCACGGCTCGCACAAGGTGGAAAACGGGCCACTCGCGGGTCTCGGTTACCTCGCCCCCGAAATGGTCTCGGACCCCGCGAACGACCCGCGACCACACACCGACGTCTATGGTTTGGGAATCATCCTGTACGAACTGCTGATGGGTCGGCCTCCGTTCATTGAATCATCCCCGGAAGCCATTATGGAGCAAGTCCGGTCCCAGGACGCGCCCCTGCTCTCGCACGTTAACCCCGACGTGACCCCGGCACTGGAAGCCGTCTGCATGCGGTGTTTGAGAAAAGACCCCTGGCGGCGGTTCACCCGCGCTTACGACTTGTTGATTCGGTTGAGGCGACTTCTGGAAGACCCCACGGACCGAACCACACGCGACAGGAATCGGCGCGGGCGGCCGCCGGGAACGGGCGATACGACTTGAGCGTGCCCGGTCACATCAACCGGCGCGACTCTTTCGCCAGGGCGTCCACCAGGAATTGAAAAGCCGGCCGAGCCATCGCGTCGAAATAGGCCCAGGTGTGACCGCCCCGCGACGTGTCGAGGTCGGCCGTGTGTGGGACGCCAATAGCGGAAAGCTTCTCGTTGAGTCGGTCGTTGCCCCGATACCACTGGGCGTCGGCCGGGTCGCAGGCGAACCAGACGTGGGGCGGAAGGTGTGGCGGGTTAACGTGATGGATCGCCGTGTCCTGGCGGCACCGTTCCCGGCTATCGTACATCGTGTCGATCGGCGTCCCGCGACCGTACCACTCGTGGTAGTCGAAGGCACTCGCCACTCCAGCCACGACCGGGAACTGACCGGGGTATTTGAAGCCGAGGCGGATCGCCCCCTGGCCGCCCATACTGATCCCGAAGGCGGCCAGCGCGCGGGGACCAAGGTTCCATCTGTCGCGGGTCCAGGGTACGACGGATTCCAGGAGATATCGTTCGGCCGTCAAGTGGGCATCGAACTCCGGGCAAATGCGGTTCGCCCACCACGACCGGGCACCCAACGGTGCCACGCACGCGAGACCGTGGCGGGCGAGTTCGGCCGTGTAAGCCTCATTCCCGGCGAGCATTTCCTGACCGACCGGGTGAAGGTAGAGAACGGCAGCCCGCGAAGGTATGGACCCTGGCGGCGTGAACACGTCCGCCGGCTTATCGCCGATCGTGATCCTGGCCCAACCGGGAAGGACGATTTCACTCATCGACTCGCGCGGCGTTGTACCGCTCTCCAACTGATCCGAGAAAAAAACGATCCCCTCGATTTTTAAAGCGAGGGGATCGAGACTGATCGCGATCAGACCGCAGACCTGATTACTTCAGATCGGCTTTGACCTTCTTCATCTTCTCCGTGACTTTCTTCCGGCGCTCGGCGTCGCGCTTGGAAACGTCCTCGAATTTCAGCGACTTCTGCCAAATATCTACGGCTTCTTTCTTTTTCCCGAGGGCCACGAGGCAATCGGCGAGGTGGTCCCAAATCTCGATGTGTTTGCCCTCGTCGTCGTCCTTCGTCGCCAGTTCGAGGTACTTTTTGGCCTCGTCGTACTTCTTGTTTTTGAACAGCACCCACCCGAGGCTGTCGAGGTACGCCGCGTTATCTTTCTTGGCGGTGTCCGCGTCGATCTTGCCTTCTTCGAGCAATTTCTTCCGCTGGACGGTGTCCAGTTCGAGTGCCTTGCGGATGAGTTTCTCGGATTCGTCCATTTTCAAGTCGTTGTCGGCCCAGATGAAGCCGAGGTCGTTGTAAAACGTCGGGTTGTCGGGGTCTTCCTTGATCAGTTGCTGGAGAATCTTGGCGGCCTTGTCGACGTCCTTGTTGTCGACGTACAGTCCGGTCATGATGTACTGGATCGACTTCTTGAGCTTGGGCTTGGCTTCCTCTTTCAGATCCTTGCTGCCTTCGATTTTGTCCAGCACTTCCTCGTAAGTCCCGATCGCGTCGTCGGTCTTCCCGGCCTCGCGCTGGACCCACCCCTTGATTTGCAGGAAGAACCAGTAGCCCTTGCTTTTGGCGAGCGGCCCTTCGAGCATGCGGAGCGCCCCGTCTGTATCGCCCTGTTTAGCCTTGGCTTGGACCATCTTTTCGAAAATGAACATCCGGGCGTTTTCGGCTTCCTTCCCGTCGACTTCGAGCAACTTGTTCGCGACGTCTTCGACCGCCTGGAACTTCTTTTGTTCCCAGTACACGTCCATGAGTCCTTCGTAGGCCTGCAGCATCATTTTGCCGCTCTGGAGCTTGGTCGCCTGGTCCGCGCACGAGTCGTAAAACGCCTCGGCCGCGTCGTAATCCTTGGTATTGTGGGCGATTTTCGCCAGGACGAGGGCGGCGTGATACTTGAACGCCGGCTCTTTATCCTTGGTGTTCTTCTGGACCTTGAACGCCACCGCGACCAACCGCTTGGCCGTGTCCTTGTCCTTCAGCAGTTCCGTGAGGCGGGCCTGGGCAGCTTCGAGACTGGTCAATTCGTTGAGTTTGAGGGCCTTTTCCTTGAGTTGCTCTTCGGACGGCCCGGCGGGAACCGGGGCGGCTTGCGCAGCACCGGCCACGAAACCGAGGCCGAGAACTGCCGCCGCAAGTAAAACACGCAGTCGCGCTGCCATGAGTGAAACCTCTCCTGGGTTGTCGGAGAATCCGTCACAACGCGCCCATCTTAACCGTCTTCGCGGGAGCGTGCCATCCGGATTGAGCGAGTCACATACCAAAGGCGGAAGCCAATTTCCACACACGTCTGCGGCTGTACTGCGCGAACCCACCACGTGAGTTTCCGGTCCATCGTCCAAAACACGGAATTTATGAATGTTTGAGAAGCCTGACCTGACGATTGTTTAACCTGTGACCTTTTTGGTGACACCCATGTCGAGCGATAACGTGTTGCTGATCGGCCTGGACGCGCCGGAAGTCGCTGAAATACGCGACCGCGTCACGAGACCATTGATCGTTTCGGAAACGCTGCCGAAGCTTCAGATGCACGACGGCGATCTGTTCGTTTACGACTGGGCCAGGTCGGGACGGTTCGTGCCGGTGTCCAAGGTGGTGTTCCACGCGATCTTCGAGAACGACCTGCCGATCTTGGCCGCGCTCGCCTTATGGGGCGGCCCGTGCTTGCCGGGGGCTCACGGCATGCTCGACTGTCGGCCGCGCATCCCGAACCTCGCGCGGGTCCGCAAGGTGTCGCGGTTCGCGGCCGTCCCGCGCGGCTACGCGGACCGCGGAACGACGTTCACGGCGGACCGCCCCACGATCGCGAAATGGGGCGAGTGGCACTGTGGCGAGGGGAAAGAGAAGTTCGTCGGGGAGTGGAATTGTACGGAACCGACCCTGTTCGAGCCGTTCCTCGAAGGTGAAGCCGTGCGCGTGCAACTGATCGGCACGATCCCCTTTCAGATCCGACTCGGCGGAGACGACTGGAAGAAGTCTCTCCATCACAAAACGGCCGCCGTCACGGCCATCGACCCCGACCTGCTCGCCGATACCTTCGCGCTCCAGGCCCACTTCGGATTAGAAGTTTGCGCCGTCGATTACATCGTCGCGCCCGACGGGACCAAACATTTGCTCGAACTCAACCACATCCCGAATGTTCTAGGCCAGTTTGAAATTTTCCCTAAGATTCTGGCTGTATAACACTTTATGGCTTTCCATATTTGTCACGGTAAGCATGTTTTTGCACGGTTTCCACGCTTTACCGTGACAAATACCGTGACAGTTATGGGGTCGATCCCGAGGCGATATTTAGTTCTTTTTCACCCCCCCCTGCCCTTCTCTTTATTTTCCTTGCTAGTGGTCAGTTAAAACGACAAAGAGCCCCAACCGGCTCTCGCGCGGTTGGGGCTTCTGCTTTTCGATCCTGTCTTTCCCTACGTCATTTCTCGCCCTGTCGGTCTTCCCGTCGTCGTCGCCTCGCCGTCGGAGTGGGGTATAAGGGCCGCAATCGCGATAGCGATAAAATGCGGTCCGACCCCCGCTTCGAGGGCGAGGCAGAGACGGCGGTGCAGCAAATGCCTTTTCAGGCGTCATCCTTGAGTCTGAGCGGAGCCGGAGGAGTTGGGGGTATGCCCCGAATTAGCTTTCGCGGGCGGTTAAGGTGGTTTTCGGTGCGATTGGTTGCTACTGTCCCAAGCCCATGACAGTCGCGACTGCCGCAAGGCCCAAGGCTCCCATCGCAGTTCCCGCCACGGTGAGAAACACGATCTGACGCACGGCCTCCTCGCCTGGCAATTTATCATTCCCGCTGAGCAATTCGCGCTGAATCCGTCGCCCGTTGATGTCCATCCGCCGGCGGTAGCTCATGCCGCTACTGCGCGGCTTCGAGCCGGAGACGCTCGTAGTCCTCGATCGCGGGGATCAGGATGGAGTTTGCGGGGAGTTGATCAAGGGCGGTGCGGATTTGATCCTGCTCGCGAGACGACCACTGCTTGACGGCGATTCGGGGGCAACTCGGCTGGGCGCAAGCGGACAGCAGTAGGAGTAGGCTAAAACTGATGGTCTTTGAGACGGGCATCGAGTTCCTCCCTGGTGGTTGGGGCGTCGGCGACGGCCTGTTGCTGCTTACGCATATCTCGCGCTCCTTTCCAACTTTTGAACCACTCGGCGAGGCCGATCAGTTTGCAGGCGATCTCAAGTAGCGTGAGCATTCAGCCCTCCAGGGATTCGGTCAGGATGATTTGTTTGGCGAGTTCGAGCAGGTAAACGGCGGTCGAGACGCTCAGGGGCTCGCCATTCCGGGTTCGGATGTCAACGTATCCATCTGCGAACGAAAACGGAAACTGCGAGAAATCGCGGTCCATGTCTGGGTGCGGAAGAACTTCGGCCATTCGCCCCTCGTGAAATTGGCGGCCGCGGCGGTCGCTAAAGCACCGCGGCCAGAGATTAAGCAGCGGGAGTCGGTGCCGGGGTGGGAGCCGCAGGTTCGGCTGCGGGCAGCGATGCCACGGTCGCCGCGAGTACGCCATAAACCGCATTTTTTGCATCGGCTTTGGCGTCGGTCTCGATCTGGCCGAGGGCCTGGGTCGCGGCGGCGGTGATGCCCGCGGCGATGTTGCCGCCGGTCGCGGCGGTCGTCAGCAGGCCGGTCGCGGCGTCGTCGACGATCTGAAGGCCCTGGGTGCCCAGCGCGCTCTCGATCTGTTGGAAGAGGGGGTGGAACTTCTGCAGGAGACTATGCTCGAAGGGTGTCAGCACGTCCTCGATTTTGGTTTCGGTGCTGCTGAAGAAGGATTCCAGGCTGGAGAGTATGCTCATAAGTACCCCTTGGTTGGTTGGTGGTCTCGCGCAGTATGCTCCTGCCCGGTGGTTCGCGCAAGCGTTTCGTGTCAGGTATGATTCGTGTAGACCCCGTCTTCAAAAATGACCTTTTCGGCGACGCGGCGACCCCAGAGTCCGGGCGACTCCTTCCCCCCGGCGAAGTCCCAGCGGAGGAACTGTTGGGCGGCGAGGGCGGTGTTCCCGCTGTTCAGCAATTTGACCAGCGTACTGCGGGCGAAGTTGCCGGCGCCGACGTTGTACGCAAGGCTCGCACATGCGTCGTATTCGTTCTGGGAGAGGAGGACTTCGACGGCCTGGTTGATGGCCCGTTCAGCTACCGACAGGTCTTGGAGGAAGATGGCCCCGGCCTGCTCGGGGGAAATCAGCTGGTAGTCTTCGCCGGGCACGATCAGATGGCCCCAGCCGATCGAAGGGCGTCCTGCGGAATCGAGGTAGCGTTGCAGACGCAGTTGCTCGAAGCTCTGGATAAAGGTGATTCCGGCGGGGCTGGTTTTCATGTCAAAATCCTTTTCAACCGCTGTTCGGCGTAGCAGAAGGCGAAGAGCAGGATTTGATCCTGCTGCTCTTCGGTGAGTCGCCCGATCCACGGCAGCGCGAAGTACGCCTGCTCGCACAACTCGTCGGCCTCGTGTTCCAAAGCCGCTTCGGGCCTCCAGGTGACATCCCGCATCATCTCGATGAGGAGGTCGGTCATATCGTCACCTCGCTGAGCGCCCGCGGGGAGAGCTGGAGGAGAACCGCGGCCGTCGCGGACGCCTCGGCCTGGCGGCACTTGTAGTGGATGAGCAGGGTGATCGCGGCCCCGCTCACGAGCCCGTAGAAGAGAAACATGGACAGTTGCGCGTACATGAGTTTTCGGATCATTGGAAGAACGCCCATAATTTTTCACAGATCTTGTCGAAATGGCCGCTGATGATGGCCCCCAAGGCGACCGCCCCCATGCACGCTCCGCCCCACTTGAGGGCCAGCCGGTCGTAGTATTCCAGCTTCTCCTCCAGGACCTTGACCTCGGCCTTGGTGTCTTCGAGGAGGATTTCCACGCGGGTGAGGCGCTCAGCGGTTTCTCGATCCATCAGCTCGGACCGGATGTCGCGGGTTGATCGTGCTCGGGTAAATCATGCGGGTTCGGCATACGCAAGCCTTTTATGGTTCAGATGAATCGCTGGGGGACGCAGTTGATGACGAACGTTTCCTGCATCTCGCGGCCGCCGGCGGTGGTGATGGTGTTGGTAACGGCGTAGTAGGTTCCTGCGGTCCCTTCGGAGAGCCACACGGTCGTCGTCGTGCCTGTGAACGACGGAGCGGGGGACGCGGCGCTCATGTCGGTCGGGAAGACGGTCCAGACACTGGTGGCGATGGTGTCCGTGCCCAGGCCGCGGGTCGTCCAGTCGATGGTGTAATCGAGGATCTCGGCGGGAGTTTGCTGCAAGACGACATCGGGGTTCATAAGGTGCGGCCGTTCGTGTTGGGTTTCAAGATGCGAAGTATGCCGCGGGCGGTGAGGGTGCGGTTATTCAGGCTCGGGTCGAGGATGCGGCGGCACGGCGTCGGCGGGAACAGCCGGGCGAATGCGATCGTGGCACGGGCCAGGATCTGGACGGCACCCAAGAAGCGAGACCCTCCGGCGGCGGTAAGGGACGTGGCGGCGTGGACCGTGACGGCGGCGGTTTTCCGTGCGGCCCCGTCTGCCACGAGAGTGGCTTCGGGGATGAAGGAGGCCGTTCCGGTTCTGGTCGCGGCACTGTCGGCGGCGAGCGTCGAGGACGCGGTCCACGTCGCCGCGCGCGTCACCCGCGCCCCGCCGCGTGGGGCGAACGTCGAAGAGGCGGTGATCGACAGGACGGTGTTGCGGAGCGATGCGCCGATGGCCGCGAGAGACCCGATCGCGCTGATCGTGGCCGTACCGGTCTCTTTTTTCGCCCCCGTCGCGGCCAGGGTCGCGTGCGGGGTGATAACGGCCGTCCCGACCGCGTGGCTTTGCCCCACCGCACTCAGGTGTGCGGAGGCGGTCCACGTCGCGGCGGAGACCTTGAGGGCCTGACCCGCGGCCGAGAAGGTGGTGCTGCCGGCGAACGTCGCCTTGTGGGTTCCCGCGGGGTGGACGGAGAGAGCGCTGACGGCGCTGATCGTAAAATGGGTGATTCGCACCGCGAGACCGGATGCCGCCAGGGAGGCGTGCGAGGCCAACTGGCAATCGCGCTCGCGACGGGCCGTCCGACCGCATTGAGAACCGCGCCCGGAGACACGGAATAGGCGGTCTTCGCCAGCGATCGTCCGACCACAGCGAACGCGGCATGCGGCGACCAGGTGCCGATGGCCGTGGCGGTGGATCTCCCGGCAAAGCTGGCCGTACTTGCCGCAACCCACGTCGCGACCCCGCTGGTCGCCCGCCGGCCGACGGCCGAGAAGACTCCCTGCCGGTCCAGGTGGCGGTCGCTTTTGCGAGTGGTCGCCCGACCGCCGCGAATGATGCGGCCGAGGCCCACGTGACGGTCGATTTCTTGGTCGACCTTCCCACGGCGGCGAATGCGGCACTGGCAGCCCAGGTGACGATGCCCTTCGCGAGTGGCACGCCCTTGGGCGTAAAACTCCCGACCCCGTTCCAGGTCGCGGTCGCCTTCTTGACTGCCACGCCCGTGGGTGAGAACACCCCGGCCGAAGCGATGCTGACGGAACTTTTGGCCAGACTTCCGCCCTTGGGGCTGAACGATGCGGCGCCGTGATGGTGAGGGTCGACTTGACCAGCTTGGAGCCCGATGCGGCCAGGAGGGCGGACGCAGACCACGTCGCGGCGGGACTGGCGTTGGAGAATTCGACGACCTCGTACCCGACGGTGCAGGTAATGCTGCTGCCGTGGCTTGGACGGTTGCGGTGACGGTGGTCGCGTTCGTCAGGGCGACACCGGGAAATGTCTCCGCCGGGTCGCCGGCCGCCAAGGAGCTGGAAAAGTTGTTCAGGTTCGCGACGGCGTGGGACGTGCTGACGGACGTGATGGTGGCGGTGTTACTGGTGACGTTGTGCAGGGCGATGGTGCCGCGCTGCACGCTGTTCAGGACCCCGCTGGCGAACTCGACCACCGTGTAATTCATGGTGCGCGAAGTCGTGCTTGTGCCGCCGCGTGTCAGAGTGACCGTGGTGCTGCCCGTGAGCTGCGGCACGTAGAAGAACGTGCTTGGGGCGTTGTTGGCGCCCACTTGGCAACCGGCGTACACCACCATCGCATTGGCGGTCACGACGCTGGTGATGGTGTCCGTGTCGCTGGTATTCGCGGTGGTCAGCGTGACGGATCGCGGCTGGACGGAGTTGATAAGCCCACTCGCAAAATTCACCACCGCATAGCCGATGGTCACCGCCTGGCCGTTCGAGTTCTTTGCCGCCGTCACCGTGGTGCTGTTGGTGAGCGCCAACGTGGTCCAGATATCCGCCTGGGTCGAGCTGGTGCCGGACGTCGTAAGCCCCAGGTAAAACACGGACGAATCCGCAGTCGTGACGCTGCTAATCGTCGCGGTGCCGCTGGTCACCGACGAACTCATGGTAATGGTGCCCGTCTGGACCGATGTTGCCATCGCGGCGGAGGTGAATTCGACGACAGTCCCGTAGACGGTGCAGGCGTTCCCGCTGCTGTTGATCGTCGCGGTGACGGTGGTGGAGTTGGTGAGCGCCACCCGGGCCAGGGCGAATTCGGCCAGCGAACTGGCGTAGGCGGTAGTGAACCCCTGAAAAAACACGACCGCGTTCGAGGTGTTGACGGTCGTGATCGTCGCGGTGGCCGACGTGCTGCCCGACCCGATCGCGATCGAGAACGGCTGGATCGAGGCGATGACGGTCACGGGCTACCCGTTGGGGATCGGCTGGCTGACGGCGGTAAACGTGGGGGCCGGGACCAGGGTGGTGCCGGGAAGGATCGGGAGACCGGCGGCCGAGAGCGACCGGTTCACGTCGTTGATCGTGTCCTGATCGATGTCGGTTTTGGGGTCGAGGACGCCACTTTTAACGGCGCTCACCAGGTTGTAGATCGCGACGCTAGGCCTGCCGGGGTCGTACGCGGGCGGGACGACCACCAAATTGCCCGCGGCGTCCCGCGTCGGTGCCCCGGTGCCGTCCAATACGAACGACCAGCCGCTGTCCACGACCGCGCCGTAGCTCGACGTGCTGCCGTCCGGTTGGGTCACCGTGACGGTGGCCGGGATCATCTGCGACACTGTCAACGTGTTCCCGGAGAGGATGCCATCTGCCGGAACCGCGGAGCCGATGACGCTCCCGCTCCGGCCCCCAATGTGGCCGGTCGAATCGAAGGTGTAGAGGGTGCAGGAGGCCATCTCATTCCACCCCGTACGCGCGAAGGGATTTCATCTTGCTGATCGATTCCGTCATGGTGGCCGTGGCGGTTCTGGTCACCGGAATGATGGGCACGCCTACACGCTGCAGTTCGTCGTTGATGGCCTCGTACAGTTTCGGGGGAAGTACGGTCGCGTCGAGCATCCCGGCGTCGAAGAGCTTGCGGGCCGTGCGGGCGATCGGGTTCATGTCCTTCGGGAAGACGACCGGATCGGTGTTGCAGATCACGATGTGGGGGCAGAACGAGCCGTGCGTTTGCACGAATTCGGCCGCGTTCTGGGCCGGGATGCCGTTGTCGATCCAGAACTGCTCGGATCGGTGTTCGGGGGGCGCGGCGTTCAGCAACATCGGGAGGGTGGATACGCGGAGGAAAATCTCCCCTTGGCCGCGCTCGTGCGCCCCGATGGCAATATAGGTGAGTATCTGCCCGGAGTCTTTGAGAACGGCCGGGAAAAACACGTCCAGTTTCACATTCCCGAAGTCGTCGGAGAACTCCACCGGCAGGCGGGAATAACCCTCGTATGAGACTTCCTGATCGAGTTGTGATTCGGGGCTCCCGGTGTGGAGCGAGACGTATGCGGTCACCATGCTACGCCTGCCAGTCTTCCGCCAACATGTCGCCGGCGT
This is a stretch of genomic DNA from Fimbriiglobus ruber. It encodes these proteins:
- a CDS encoding protein kinase domain-containing protein, which translates into the protein MSDPLATNEWPTPTNAMPAVWPLIDGYEILAEIGRGGMGVVYKARQAHPERLVALKVIRDGPLASPQVEARFRIEAEAAARMRHPNIVSIYEVGQSAGRAFFTMELVEGGTLAQHLGGRPQPATKAATLARFLALAVAHAHEQNIVHRDLKPSNILLSHAGVDSSRIGRETGEYSAGTANHSEATFSLKITDFGLAKRLDTDSTGWTLDGAILGTPGYMAPEQAAGRVQEIGPRTDIYALGAVLYEMLTGRPPFEADTREQMVRQILHDEPTPPTRILADLPRDLETVCLKCLEKEPARRYPTAGDLAHDLDRFLDGRAVVALPPSARERLARQAERDGYQIISEIGRGPRSIVYHARYTPLKQMVAVKVFPEGTVTQDEWDTRLGRSSDLWSALTHPQIVPVHRAGWWAGSAYQILEYFPGGSLTDRLRSHRFTVPEALLLTSQLAEIVGYLHRQGVVHGNLKPSNILLAASDIPRITDFWLTGGLFHGSHKVENGPLAGLGYLAPEMVSDPANDPRPHTDVYGLGIILYELLMGRPPFIESSPEAIMEQVRSQDAPLLSHVNPDVTPALEAVCMRCLRKDPWRRFTRAYDLLIRLRRLLEDPTDRTTRDRNRRGRPPGTGDTT
- a CDS encoding lysozyme; the encoded protein is MKTSPAGITFIQSFEQLRLQRYLDSAGRPSIGWGHLIVPGEDYQLISPEQAGAIFLQDLSVAERAINQAVEVLLSQNEYDACASLAYNVGAGNFARSTLVKLLNSGNTALAAQQFLRWDFAGGKESPGLWGRRVAEKVIFEDGVYTNHT
- a CDS encoding alpha/beta hydrolase-fold protein, with translation MSEIVLPGWARITIGDKPADVFTPPGSIPSRAAVLYLHPVGQEMLAGNEAYTAELARHGLACVAPLGARSWWANRICPEFDAHLTAERYLLESVVPWTRDRWNLGPRALAAFGISMGGQGAIRLGFKYPGQFPVVAGVASAFDYHEWYGRGTPIDTMYDSRERCRQDTAIHHVNPPHLPPHVWFACDPADAQWYRGNDRLNEKLSAIGVPHTADLDTSRGGHTWAYFDAMARPAFQFLVDALAKESRRLM
- a CDS encoding tetratricopeptide repeat protein, encoding MAARLRVLLAAAVLGLGFVAGAAQAAPVPAGPSEEQLKEKALKLNELTSLEAAQARLTELLKDKDTAKRLVAVAFKVQKNTKDKEPAFKYHAALVLAKIAHNTKDYDAAEAFYDSCADQATKLQSGKMMLQAYEGLMDVYWEQKKFQAVEDVANKLLEVDGKEAENARMFIFEKMVQAKAKQGDTDGALRMLEGPLAKSKGYWFFLQIKGWVQREAGKTDDAIGTYEEVLDKIEGSKDLKEEAKPKLKKSIQYIMTGLYVDNKDVDKAAKILQQLIKEDPDNPTFYNDLGFIWADNDLKMDESEKLIRKALELDTVQRKKLLEEGKIDADTAKKDNAAYLDSLGWVLFKNKKYDEAKKYLELATKDDDEGKHIEIWDHLADCLVALGKKKEAVDIWQKSLKFEDVSKRDAERRKKVTEKMKKVKADLK